The Coleofasciculaceae cyanobacterium genome has a segment encoding these proteins:
- the ychF gene encoding redox-regulated ATPase YchF yields MLRAGIVGLPNVGKSTMFNALVANAKADAANFPFCTIEPNVGVVSVPDARLEVLSKLSSSQKLVPTRIEFVDIAGLVKGASKGEGLGNQFLANIREVDAIVHMVRCFEDDDIIHVAGSVDPVRDIEIINLELILADLAQVEKRITRLRKQAKNDQNAQAEVELLTRISEVLNDGKSVRSMDLSEDELLTIKQLGLLTNKPIIYATNVSEDDLASGNKWVEEVRQFTHDEAAKVVVVSAQVESELIELSPEETKDFLEALGVEEGGLKSLISATYELLGLRTYLTTGEQETRAWTIVAGTKAPQAAAVIHTDFEKKFIKAETISYQDLIQTGSKNAAKEKGLLRLEGKDYVVQEGDVIEFRIGG; encoded by the coding sequence ATGTTAAGAGCAGGAATCGTCGGATTACCCAACGTCGGTAAATCTACCATGTTTAATGCCTTGGTCGCTAATGCCAAGGCAGATGCAGCTAATTTCCCTTTTTGTACTATTGAACCTAACGTCGGGGTAGTATCCGTTCCAGATGCTCGCCTGGAGGTGCTTTCTAAACTCTCTAGTTCTCAAAAGCTAGTCCCTACCAGAATCGAGTTTGTCGATATTGCCGGTTTAGTTAAGGGTGCAAGTAAAGGGGAAGGGTTAGGCAATCAGTTTCTCGCTAATATCCGCGAAGTTGATGCCATTGTCCACATGGTACGTTGTTTTGAAGATGACGATATTATTCATGTTGCTGGTTCTGTAGATCCAGTCAGGGACATTGAAATAATTAATTTGGAGTTGATTTTAGCAGATCTGGCTCAGGTAGAGAAACGGATTACCAGGTTACGGAAACAGGCAAAAAATGACCAAAATGCCCAAGCAGAAGTAGAATTATTAACCAGAATTAGTGAGGTTCTAAACGATGGTAAATCTGTCCGCAGTATGGATTTATCCGAAGACGAGCTACTAACGATCAAGCAGCTCGGATTATTAACTAATAAACCGATTATTTATGCAACTAATGTTTCTGAGGATGACTTGGCAAGTGGCAATAAATGGGTAGAAGAAGTTCGCCAGTTTACCCATGATGAAGCTGCTAAAGTAGTCGTTGTCTCGGCGCAAGTAGAGTCAGAATTAATTGAACTTTCTCCGGAGGAGACTAAAGATTTCCTCGAAGCCTTAGGGGTAGAAGAAGGCGGTTTAAAATCTTTAATTAGCGCTACTTATGAGCTATTAGGATTGCGTACCTATCTCACAACAGGAGAGCAAGAAACCCGCGCCTGGACAATTGTTGCAGGAACTAAAGCACCCCAAGCGGCAGCCGTAATTCATACCGATTTTGAGAAGAAATTTATCAAGGCTGAAACTATTAGCTACCAAGATTTAATCCAAACAGGCTCTAAGAATGCAGCCAAAGAAAAAGGTTTACTGAGGCTAGAGGGTAAAGATTATGTTGTCCAAGAAGGTGATGTAATTGAATTTCGCATTGGTGGTTAA
- a CDS encoding response regulator transcription factor — translation MIVDDDQTLHHLIDRFLSYNNYQTEVASDCTTARQKFRSFQPDLVILDVNLPDDTGLNLCQEMRQTNVMVIMLSSMSDNSYILEAFSKGADDYITKPFDLQILKARIEALFRRGSNNIPSSISKKSIFLDNLTIDFYRREVILNNRIISLTALEFDLLYFLANNPNRVWDRAELIAAIWNNNGYEGDDRKVDIHVGRIRKKVGDVHGEFIKTVWGRGYMFELSSSNAVKLAD, via the coding sequence ATGATTGTCGATGACGATCAAACATTACATCATTTAATTGATCGGTTTCTTTCCTATAATAACTATCAAACTGAAGTTGCTTCTGATTGCACCACAGCTAGACAAAAGTTTAGAAGCTTTCAGCCAGATTTAGTAATTCTAGATGTAAATTTACCAGACGATACAGGATTAAATCTTTGTCAAGAAATGCGCCAAACTAACGTAATGGTCATCATGCTAAGCTCTATGTCTGATAATAGCTACATTTTGGAAGCTTTTTCCAAAGGAGCAGACGACTACATTACCAAACCATTTGATTTACAAATTCTTAAGGCAAGAATTGAAGCTTTGTTTAGAAGAGGAAGTAATAATATCCCTTCTAGTATCAGTAAAAAATCTATCTTTTTAGACAATCTGACAATTGATTTTTATCGTCGCGAAGTTATTTTAAATAATCGTATTATTTCTCTAACAGCATTAGAATTTGATTTACTTTATTTTTTAGCTAATAATCCTAATCGAGTCTGGGATCGAGCAGAACTAATCGCGGCAATTTGGAATAATAATGGCTATGAGGGAGACGATCGCAAGGTAGATATTCACGTTGGTCGCATTCGTAAAAAAGTTGGTGATGTCCATGGAGAATTTATTAAAACTGTTTGGGGTAGAGGCTATATGTTTGAGTTATCTAGTTCTAATGCAGTAAAATTGGCAGACTGA
- a CDS encoding aminotransferase class I/II-fold pyridoxal phosphate-dependent enzyme has product MSDNWTKTPLLQALRKSAQKSQAAFYAPGHKQGKGVNQVIKDLIGNAVFKADLPELPELDNLFAPEGVIEEAQQLAAMTFGAEKTWFLINGSTCGVMAAILATCSMGDKIILPRNIHQSAIAGLILSGAIPIYINPEYDAQAGLAHNVTPETVEQSLLQHPDTKAVMMLHPTYQGVCSDLKAIAEITHRYNIPLLVDEAHGAHFAFHDDLPPSAMSLGADLTVQSTHKTLSAMTQASMLHIQGTRVCRQRINKALQLVQSTSPSYLLLASLDAARQQMATQGKELMSQAIAFSTEAKDKIAEMTNLSVLTSKIQPGCQHFDITRLTLNLSKLGITGFEADKILHEQLGVTCELPLPQHLTFIISLGNIAEDIKKLIQACETLSQSVTSEIISFPIILPAQSSLIFHPLEVSPREAYFANTETISISEASDRLCGELICPYPPGIPLLMPGEIITSEAIDYLQQVLAAGGTITGCNDPTLQTLQIFK; this is encoded by the coding sequence ATGAGCGATAATTGGACAAAAACGCCTTTATTACAAGCTTTAAGAAAATCTGCTCAGAAATCTCAGGCGGCATTTTACGCTCCAGGACATAAGCAAGGAAAAGGAGTCAATCAGGTTATTAAAGATTTGATTGGTAATGCCGTATTTAAAGCCGATCTGCCAGAATTACCAGAATTAGATAATTTGTTTGCTCCAGAAGGGGTAATAGAAGAAGCACAGCAGTTAGCTGCAATGACTTTTGGTGCGGAAAAAACTTGGTTTTTGATTAATGGTTCAACTTGTGGCGTAATGGCAGCGATTTTGGCTACTTGTAGCATGGGGGACAAAATAATTTTACCCAGGAATATTCATCAATCGGCGATCGCTGGTTTAATTTTGTCTGGAGCAATACCGATCTATATCAATCCAGAATACGATGCTCAAGCAGGATTAGCCCATAACGTAACTCCAGAGACGGTAGAACAATCGTTACTTCAACATCCCGACACCAAAGCCGTAATGATGCTGCACCCAACCTATCAGGGAGTATGTAGCGATTTAAAGGCAATCGCCGAAATTACCCACCGATATAATATTCCACTGTTGGTAGACGAAGCTCACGGCGCACACTTTGCTTTTCATGATGATTTACCTCCTTCGGCAATGAGCTTGGGGGCAGATTTGACGGTACAGTCTACTCATAAAACCTTAAGTGCCATGACTCAGGCATCAATGCTACATATTCAAGGAACAAGAGTTTGTCGTCAGCGGATTAATAAAGCTTTGCAGTTAGTTCAATCTACAAGCCCTAGTTATCTTCTTCTCGCTTCCCTAGATGCTGCCAGACAGCAAATGGCAACTCAAGGCAAAGAATTAATGAGTCAAGCAATCGCTTTCTCCACCGAAGCCAAGGATAAAATTGCTGAGATGACCAATTTATCTGTATTGACATCAAAAATACAGCCAGGCTGCCAACACTTTGACATAACTAGACTAACCCTTAACCTATCCAAATTAGGTATAACAGGCTTTGAGGCTGACAAAATATTACACGAACAGCTAGGAGTTACCTGCGAACTTCCTTTACCGCAGCACCTCACCTTTATTATCTCCCTGGGTAATATTGCTGAAGATATTAAAAAACTGATTCAAGCCTGTGAAACTTTATCTCAATCAGTCACTTCTGAAATTATTTCCTTCCCGATTATTCTTCCCGCTCAATCATCTTTAATCTTTCATCCCTTGGAGGTTTCACCCAGAGAAGCTTATTTTGCTAATACTGAAACTATATCAATTAGTGAAGCCAGCGATCGCCTGTGTGGGGAGTTAATTTGTCCTTATCCTCCAGGTATTCCTCTATTAATGCCTGGAGAAATTATTACGAGCGAGGCAATTGACTATTTACAACAAGTTTTGGCAGCGGGGGGAACTATCACAGGGTGTAACGATCCCACTCTCCAAACCTTACAAATTTTTAAATAG
- the cbiT gene encoding precorrin-6Y C5,15-methyltransferase subunit CbiT encodes MLWPYKTPGIPDKLFERLPGIPLSKREVRMLIISSLRMKPDSVLWDIGAGTGTIPVEIGLLCPQGQIIAIERDDEVAKLIKRNCDRFGVNNVDVVQGSAPDCLKDIQHKPNLVCIEGGKPIEDILKQTWKYLQPEGRIVATVSNLENLYIISQGLSELQARNIEVVQSAVNRLETRGIHQTFAAVNPMFILSGEKF; translated from the coding sequence ATGCTCTGGCCCTATAAAACCCCTGGAATTCCTGACAAACTTTTTGAACGTCTGCCTGGAATTCCTCTAAGTAAAAGGGAGGTAAGAATGTTGATTATTTCCTCCTTGCGCATGAAGCCAGATTCAGTTTTGTGGGACATCGGTGCAGGAACAGGGACGATTCCCGTAGAAATTGGCTTACTTTGCCCCCAAGGACAGATAATTGCCATAGAAAGAGACGACGAAGTGGCAAAATTAATTAAACGTAACTGCGATCGCTTTGGAGTAAATAACGTTGACGTGGTTCAAGGAAGCGCACCAGACTGCCTCAAAGATATACAGCATAAGCCAAATTTAGTTTGTATAGAAGGAGGTAAACCGATTGAAGATATTCTTAAACAAACTTGGAAATATCTCCAGCCAGAAGGACGAATTGTAGCCACAGTTAGTAACTTGGAAAATTTGTATATTATTTCTCAGGGTTTATCAGAGCTTCAGGCTCGAAATATAGAAGTAGTGCAATCGGCAGTAAATCGTTTAGAAACTAGGGGGATTCATCAGACTTTTGCCGCAGTAAATCCAATGTTCATACTTAGTGGAGAAAAATTCTAG
- a CDS encoding phosphatidate cytidylyltransferase yields the protein MPLSRIISSVVAIALALGMIILGGWYFTLGIGILIVLAQLEYFRLVRAKGVEPAGKTTLIVSLVLLLSATIAPNITDAMFCLGGTIICFYLLFQPKIATIADISSSILGLFYTGYLPTFWVRLRVNLPNSSNASNLPLNGYWPDSWLNPSQFPTALTLTFLVMACIWAADIGAYTMGKNFGRTRLSDISPKKTVEGAVFGVLGSLIVAELGAWYFHFPAWQISGVMLGILIGITSLLGDLTESMMKRDAGVKDSGQLIPGHGGILDRTDSYVFTAPLVYYFFTLLLPLLRA from the coding sequence ATGCCCTTGTCTCGTATAATTAGCTCTGTAGTAGCGATCGCCCTTGCCTTGGGAATGATTATTCTCGGAGGGTGGTATTTTACTCTCGGTATTGGTATTTTAATTGTCTTGGCGCAACTAGAATATTTTAGGTTAGTTCGCGCCAAGGGAGTGGAACCCGCTGGCAAAACCACTTTAATTGTCTCTCTAGTGCTTTTGCTTAGTGCCACTATTGCTCCCAACATTACTGATGCGATGTTCTGCTTGGGTGGAACAATCATTTGCTTCTATTTGTTATTTCAGCCCAAAATAGCTACCATCGCTGATATTTCCAGTTCCATCTTAGGATTATTTTATACAGGCTATTTACCGACTTTCTGGGTTCGTCTGAGAGTGAATCTTCCTAATAGTAGTAATGCGAGTAACTTACCTCTAAATGGCTATTGGCCAGATTCTTGGCTCAATCCCAGTCAGTTTCCTACTGCTTTAACCTTAACTTTTTTGGTAATGGCTTGTATTTGGGCGGCAGATATTGGTGCATACACGATGGGCAAAAACTTTGGTCGGACTAGATTATCAGATATTAGTCCTAAAAAAACCGTTGAGGGAGCAGTTTTTGGCGTACTAGGCAGTTTAATAGTTGCTGAATTAGGAGCTTGGTATTTTCATTTTCCTGCTTGGCAGATAAGCGGCGTGATGTTAGGAATACTAATTGGCATTACTAGCCTGCTAGGAGACTTAACCGAATCGATGATGAAGCGCGATGCAGGAGTCAAAGATTCTGGCCAGTTAATTCCAGGTCACGGAGGCATTTTGGATCGCACCGATAGCTACGTTTTTACTGCTCCTCTAGTCTATTATTTTTTCACCTTATTATTGCCTTTGCTGAGAGCTTAA
- the psaJ gene encoding photosystem I reaction center subunit IX has translation MEALQRFLSTAPVLIMALLTVTAGLLIEFNRFFPDLLFHPLT, from the coding sequence ATGGAAGCCTTACAAAGATTTCTTTCCACCGCCCCAGTTTTAATTATGGCACTGCTAACGGTTACAGCCGGTCTTTTAATCGAATTTAACCGTTTTTTCCCCGATTTATTATTCCATCCACTTACTTAG
- a CDS encoding Photosystem I reaction center subunit III codes for MRRLFALILVFTLWFGFAPTANAKEDVANLTPCGENPAYIQKAKNFRNTTSDPNSGQIRAERYAEALCGPEGLPHLIVDGRWSHMGDFFIPSVLFLYIAGWIGWAGRSYVIAVRGQKNTEMHEIVIDVPLAISKMLAASTWPLLAFGEFTSGKLVADESEITVSPR; via the coding sequence ATGAGAAGGTTGTTTGCTTTAATACTAGTATTTACGCTTTGGTTTGGTTTTGCACCTACGGCGAATGCTAAAGAAGATGTAGCTAATTTAACTCCCTGCGGAGAAAATCCTGCCTACATCCAAAAAGCTAAAAATTTCCGCAACACTACAAGCGATCCCAATTCTGGTCAAATTCGAGCCGAGCGTTATGCCGAAGCTCTTTGTGGCCCAGAGGGTTTACCCCATTTAATCGTAGATGGTCGCTGGTCGCACATGGGAGACTTTTTTATCCCTAGTGTTTTATTCTTATATATTGCTGGCTGGATTGGTTGGGCTGGTCGCTCTTACGTAATTGCGGTGAGAGGACAGAAGAACACAGAAATGCACGAAATTGTGATCGATGTTCCTTTGGCTATTAGCAAAATGTTAGCTGCCTCTACTTGGCCTTTACTTGCTTTTGGTGAATTTACTAGTGGCAAGCTTGTAGCGGATGAATCAGAAATTACTGTTTCACCTCGCTAG
- the tsaD gene encoding tRNA (adenosine(37)-N6)-threonylcarbamoyltransferase complex transferase subunit TsaD, whose product MATILAIETSCDETAVAIVKNRQVLSSIVSSQIELHKIYGGVVPELASRQHLEIINPCISQAMSEADLEWKNIDAIAATCTPGLVGALLVGMAAAKTLAMLYNKPFLGVHHLEGHIYASYLAQLNLEPPFLCLLVSGGHTSSIQVKDYGEYKLLGSTRDDAAGEAFDKVARLLDLGYPGGPIIDRLAQQGNPKAFKLPEGKISLSEGGYHPYDYSFSGMKTAVLRLVEKLAVAGEIPVADVAASFQDTVAKVLTKRSVKCALDYDLDTITIGGGVAANSGLRTHLQDAADKHNLKVYFPPLKFCTDNAAMIGCAAAQHFNLGHTSNLNLNVQSRMAIDKVMQLYQ is encoded by the coding sequence ATGGCAACAATTTTAGCGATCGAAACAAGTTGTGACGAAACTGCGGTAGCAATTGTAAAGAACCGTCAAGTTTTAAGTAGCATTGTTTCTTCTCAAATCGAACTGCACAAAATTTACGGGGGTGTTGTACCAGAATTAGCTTCCCGGCAACATCTAGAAATTATTAACCCCTGTATTAGTCAGGCGATGTCGGAAGCAGATCTAGAGTGGAAAAATATAGATGCGATCGCAGCCACCTGTACTCCTGGCTTAGTAGGAGCTTTGCTAGTAGGAATGGCAGCAGCAAAAACCTTGGCGATGCTTTACAACAAGCCTTTTCTGGGAGTGCATCACCTGGAAGGGCATATCTATGCTTCTTATTTGGCTCAACTAAACTTAGAGCCTCCATTTCTGTGCTTACTGGTTTCTGGGGGACATACCAGTAGTATTCAGGTTAAAGATTATGGAGAATATAAACTTCTTGGCTCAACTAGAGATGATGCAGCAGGAGAAGCGTTTGATAAAGTGGCAAGGTTATTAGATTTAGGCTATCCAGGTGGTCCAATAATCGATCGCCTGGCGCAACAAGGCAACCCCAAAGCTTTTAAATTACCCGAAGGTAAAATCTCATTATCAGAAGGAGGCTATCATCCCTATGACTATAGCTTTAGCGGAATGAAAACAGCGGTTTTAAGATTAGTAGAAAAATTAGCAGTTGCTGGAGAAATTCCCGTGGCTGATGTTGCAGCTAGCTTTCAGGATACTGTAGCCAAGGTATTAACTAAACGTAGCGTCAAATGCGCTCTCGATTATGATTTAGATACTATTACGATTGGCGGTGGTGTAGCAGCAAATAGCGGTTTGAGAACACATTTACAAGATGCGGCGGACAAGCACAATTTAAAAGTATATTTTCCGCCTTTAAAGTTTTGTACTGATAATGCAGCCATGATTGGTTGTGCAGCAGCCCAACATTTTAATCTCGGACATACTTCTAATTTGAATCTTAATGTTCAATCTCGGATGGCGATTGATAAGGTAATGCAGCTATATCAATAG
- a CDS encoding Vat family streptogramin A O-acetyltransferase has product MYGANPEEKHPMPGFPQICFIKNTVTHPKIIVGDYTYYDDPEDSEDFERNVLYHYSFSKDKLIIGKFCALARNLKFIMNGANHQISGFSTYPFYIFGNGWEKVTPEDNQLPFKGDTLVGNDVWIGCESIMMPGVTIGDGAIIAAKSVVVNDVPPYSIVGGNPAKIIKQRFTAETIKTLLEIAWWNWDINKISANLEYITSADIDTLLTIARN; this is encoded by the coding sequence TTGTACGGCGCAAATCCAGAAGAAAAACACCCGATGCCTGGATTTCCGCAGATTTGTTTTATCAAAAACACTGTCACTCATCCCAAAATTATCGTTGGCGACTACACATACTATGACGATCCAGAAGATTCAGAAGACTTTGAACGCAATGTTCTTTATCATTATTCGTTTAGTAAAGACAAATTAATTATCGGTAAGTTTTGCGCTTTAGCTAGAAACCTAAAATTTATTATGAATGGCGCAAATCATCAGATATCGGGTTTTTCTACCTATCCTTTTTACATTTTTGGTAACGGCTGGGAAAAAGTAACGCCAGAGGATAACCAATTGCCTTTTAAAGGTGACACCTTAGTTGGTAATGATGTCTGGATTGGTTGCGAATCGATTATGATGCCAGGAGTAACCATAGGGGATGGGGCAATTATTGCTGCTAAATCAGTTGTGGTTAATGATGTTCCTCCTTACAGCATTGTCGGCGGAAATCCTGCAAAAATTATCAAACAAAGATTTACGGCGGAAACGATTAAAACATTGCTGGAAATTGCCTGGTGGAATTGGGACATTAACAAGATATCAGCCAATCTAGAATACATTACCTCTGCTGATATCGATACTCTTTTGACCATAGCTCGGAATTAG
- a CDS encoding Mo-dependent nitrogenase C-terminal domain-containing protein, giving the protein MTALIEKRQQKTFKFVLFLQQWLNNLEIRHEQTARHIVKLIPAQCPFARDIKVFGKVVFRIPALCKFNPLYEQLIALRFRALCFLADRCGEDITPYCS; this is encoded by the coding sequence ATGACAGCTTTAATTGAGAAACGGCAGCAGAAAACTTTCAAGTTTGTACTTTTTCTCCAGCAATGGCTCAATAATTTAGAGATTAGACACGAGCAAACCGCAAGACATATTGTCAAATTAATTCCTGCTCAATGCCCATTTGCTAGAGATATAAAAGTATTTGGTAAAGTAGTTTTTCGGATTCCTGCTTTGTGCAAATTTAATCCTCTATACGAGCAGCTAATAGCATTAAGATTTCGCGCCCTTTGCTTTCTTGCCGATCGATGTGGTGAAGATATTACGCCTTATTGCTCGTGA
- a CDS encoding HlyD family efflux transporter periplasmic adaptor subunit: MSLSRFSINPSIICKYGAVLSLLILINACNADSQAKSQDVDPQTQAQVNRLKQVVALGKLIPKGEVIKLSVANAEDSRVNQILVNEGDRVEKNQVIAILQGLENRQRDLEEATKQVELAQARLEQVRAGDTKKADLAAQKANISRLQSQLRNETVERQAAIASAEAQLRQAELTYDRNQTLLQQGAVTQQASDEAKEALDMAQAALNERKAQRNNTRQTLQQEINQEQENLARLEEIRPVDVKVSQVELERAIIAVEQVKADLEDTKVKVPIAGQILRINTRVGEQVNTEEGIVELGRTNEMYAIAEVYETDIGKVKIGQPVAISSEYGGFAGKLKGTVDHLGLQVGAKELLESSEDPTQDENSRIVEVKIRIDPKDSQKVAGVTNMQVRVEIGKNN; this comes from the coding sequence ATGAGTTTGTCAAGATTTTCGATTAACCCAAGTATCATTTGTAAGTATGGTGCTGTTCTCAGTCTGTTGATTTTGATTAACGCTTGTAATGCCGATTCTCAGGCTAAATCTCAAGATGTCGATCCTCAAACCCAAGCCCAGGTAAACCGACTCAAACAAGTAGTAGCGTTGGGCAAACTAATACCCAAAGGAGAGGTAATTAAACTCTCGGTAGCAAATGCCGAGGATAGTCGAGTTAACCAAATTTTAGTTAATGAAGGCGATCGCGTCGAGAAAAATCAGGTAATTGCGATTCTTCAGGGGTTAGAAAATCGTCAAAGAGATTTAGAAGAAGCGACAAAACAAGTAGAGTTAGCTCAGGCAAGATTAGAACAAGTCCGCGCTGGAGATACCAAAAAGGCAGATTTAGCAGCACAGAAAGCGAATATTTCTCGTTTGCAATCACAGTTGCGCAACGAAACCGTTGAAAGACAGGCAGCGATCGCCTCGGCCGAAGCCCAATTAAGACAGGCAGAGTTGACCTATGACCGCAATCAAACTCTACTACAGCAGGGAGCAGTTACCCAACAAGCATCTGATGAGGCTAAAGAAGCCTTAGACATGGCTCAGGCTGCTTTGAATGAGAGAAAAGCGCAGCGAAACAATACTCGTCAAACTTTACAGCAAGAAATAAACCAGGAACAAGAAAACTTGGCTAGATTAGAAGAAATCAGACCAGTAGACGTAAAAGTTAGTCAGGTTGAGCTAGAACGTGCCATTATCGCCGTGGAACAGGTTAAGGCAGATTTAGAAGATACCAAGGTTAAAGTACCGATCGCGGGTCAAATTTTGCGGATTAATACCCGTGTTGGCGAACAGGTAAACACCGAGGAGGGAATTGTGGAATTAGGTCGCACTAATGAAATGTATGCGATCGCCGAAGTTTATGAGACCGACATCGGTAAAGTAAAAATTGGACAACCAGTCGCCATTAGCAGCGAGTATGGCGGGTTTGCAGGCAAGCTCAAAGGCACAGTAGACCATTTAGGCTTACAGGTAGGCGCAAAAGAATTATTAGAATCATCAGAAGATCCCACTCAAGATGAAAACTCTCGAATTGTCGAAGTGAAAATCCGCATCGATCCAAAAGATAGCCAAAAAGTTGCAGGAGTGACTAATATGCAGGTCAGAGTAGAAATCGGTAAAAACAACTAA
- the devC gene encoding ABC transporter permease DevC codes for MKPIYLFCKKINSYLRRTPVAWLQLSHQKIRLLVAILGVAFSIILIFTQLGLRAMLFDGVTILPKSLNGELYLLSSYAKSLEHSSLPSVYLYQADAIEGVADARPLYVNSGNWVNPHLLESPQEDEDDAALPQSSRIQIFAFNPTKPVFKLPEINQQLNLLSVPGGILYDRLAKSELGNIPQLVKSQGFVSSILDNHRVTVLGLFSLSSTFDYKGVAVMSDWNYGQMEGTDSLADITVGVLSLEPGVNPQSVIKQIQNNLSQDIKVLTPDELAQGERDFVATWSEGKILNFGAAIGFVVGIIIVYQVIYTDVSEHLPEYATLKAMGYKDRDLSLVVLQESLILAIMGFIPGYLASYGIYYLMAKLIELPISMDLSIALKVFILNLLMCAVSGAIAIRKLRTADPADIFY; via the coding sequence GTGAAACCAATTTACCTATTTTGTAAGAAAATAAATTCTTATTTACGTCGAACTCCCGTAGCATGGCTACAGTTATCTCATCAGAAAATTCGTCTGCTAGTAGCAATCTTGGGAGTAGCATTTTCGATCATCCTAATTTTCACTCAGTTGGGTCTAAGGGCGATGCTATTTGATGGGGTAACTATTTTGCCCAAAAGTCTCAATGGCGAACTTTATTTGTTGTCCTCTTATGCAAAAAGTCTTGAACATAGTTCTTTGCCTAGTGTATATCTCTATCAAGCAGATGCAATTGAGGGAGTTGCTGATGCTCGACCTCTTTATGTCAATAGTGGAAACTGGGTAAATCCTCACCTGCTGGAATCTCCCCAGGAAGATGAAGATGATGCTGCTTTACCACAATCTTCTCGCATCCAAATTTTTGCCTTTAATCCCACCAAACCAGTATTCAAGCTACCCGAAATCAATCAGCAATTAAATTTATTATCCGTTCCAGGCGGAATTTTGTACGATCGCCTGGCCAAATCTGAGCTAGGAAACATCCCACAACTAGTTAAGAGTCAAGGTTTTGTTTCCAGTATTTTAGACAATCATCGCGTCACAGTACTGGGTTTATTTAGCCTGAGCAGTACTTTTGACTACAAGGGGGTGGCGGTGATGAGCGACTGGAATTATGGGCAAATGGAGGGGACAGATAGTTTGGCAGACATTACTGTAGGTGTTTTGTCTTTAGAACCTGGAGTAAATCCTCAATCGGTAATTAAGCAGATTCAAAATAATCTTAGTCAAGATATTAAGGTATTAACCCCAGATGAATTAGCCCAAGGAGAACGAGACTTTGTCGCTACCTGGTCTGAAGGTAAAATTTTAAACTTTGGCGCAGCGATCGGGTTTGTTGTCGGTATTATTATTGTCTATCAGGTAATTTATACCGATGTCAGCGAACATCTACCAGAATATGCCACTCTCAAAGCAATGGGTTATAAAGACCGCGATCTATCATTAGTGGTGCTGCAAGAGTCATTAATTCTGGCAATTATGGGTTTTATTCCTGGCTATTTAGCTTCTTATGGAATTTACTATTTAATGGCAAAATTGATTGAGCTGCCTATTAGTATGGATTTGAGCATTGCGCTGAAAGTTTTTATCTTAAATTTACTCATGTGCGCTGTCTCTGGCGCGATCGCAATTAGAAAACTCCGTACCGCGGATCCTGCCGATATTTTTTATTAA